In Kocuria turfanensis, a single genomic region encodes these proteins:
- a CDS encoding MerR family transcriptional regulator, with protein sequence MSDREQPGGPAGPDRPPAHGTQGVLFDDSVVRDESVGYRGPTACKAAGITYRQLDYWARTGLVEPTVRGASGSGTQRLYSFRDILVLKIVKRLLDTGVSLQQIRTAVGALRAQGVEDLAQLTMMSDGASVYACTSPHEVIDLVQGGQGVFGIAVGRVWREVEGTLAAMPGEHTGQPPAPAGRPAPDDELSARRARRQSAG encoded by the coding sequence GTGAGCGACCGCGAGCAGCCCGGCGGCCCGGCCGGGCCCGATCGCCCTCCGGCCCACGGCACCCAGGGCGTCCTCTTCGACGACTCGGTGGTCCGGGACGAGTCCGTGGGCTACCGCGGGCCCACGGCGTGCAAGGCCGCGGGCATCACCTACCGGCAGCTCGACTACTGGGCGCGCACCGGCCTGGTGGAGCCCACCGTCCGCGGCGCCTCCGGCTCCGGGACCCAGCGGCTGTACAGCTTCCGGGACATCCTGGTGCTCAAGATCGTCAAGCGGCTCCTGGACACCGGGGTCTCCCTGCAGCAGATCCGCACCGCCGTCGGCGCGCTGCGGGCGCAGGGCGTCGAGGACCTCGCGCAGCTCACGATGATGAGCGACGGCGCCAGCGTCTACGCCTGCACCTCCCCGCACGAGGTCATCGACCTGGTGCAGGGCGGCCAGGGGGTCTTCGGGATCGCGGTGGGCCGGGTGTGGCGTGAGGTCGAGGGGACCCTCGCGGCGATGCCCGGGGAGCACACCGGGCAGCCGCCCGCCCCGGCCGGGCGTCCCGCGCCCGACGACGAACTCTCGGCCCGCCGGGCCCGCCGGCAGAGCGCGGGCTGA
- a CDS encoding ParA family protein, producing the protein MQIVSVSSLKGGVGKSSVTLGIASAALRAGVPTLVVDLDPHADATTGLGVQPARGHDVGGALRRPRRGALERVVVASAWAVREGLDAKALDVAPGSARSSYLDRSEYRDKDLGRLERALAGVSGYDLVLVDCPPTLSALTRTAWAASDKVLCVAEPSLFSVAGTKRTMTAIAQFEQSRSWAVPSAGVVVNKVRHASVEHRHRLQELGELFGPLLVSPVLPDLPVWQQAQGAAWPIHRWPGAEAKDLSGRFTAILQGLLERAA; encoded by the coding sequence GTGCAGATCGTCAGCGTCAGCAGCCTCAAGGGCGGTGTCGGCAAGTCCTCGGTGACCCTCGGGATCGCCTCCGCGGCGCTCCGGGCAGGCGTGCCCACCCTCGTGGTGGACCTCGACCCCCACGCCGACGCCACGACCGGGCTGGGCGTGCAGCCGGCGCGCGGCCACGACGTGGGCGGGGCGCTGCGCCGGCCCCGCCGGGGAGCCCTCGAGCGCGTGGTCGTGGCCTCGGCCTGGGCGGTGCGCGAGGGCCTCGACGCCAAGGCCCTCGACGTGGCCCCGGGATCCGCGCGCTCGTCCTACCTCGACCGCTCCGAGTACCGGGACAAGGACCTGGGCCGGCTGGAGCGGGCCCTGGCGGGGGTCTCCGGCTACGACCTGGTGCTGGTCGACTGCCCCCCGACCCTCAGCGCCCTCACGCGCACCGCGTGGGCGGCCAGCGACAAGGTCCTCTGCGTCGCGGAGCCGTCCCTGTTCTCGGTCGCGGGGACGAAGCGCACCATGACCGCCATCGCCCAGTTCGAGCAGAGCCGCAGCTGGGCGGTGCCGTCCGCCGGCGTGGTGGTGAACAAGGTCCGGCACGCGTCGGTGGAGCACCGTCACCGGCTGCAGGAGCTCGGGGAGCTGTTCGGGCCGCTGCTGGTCAGTCCCGTGCTCCCGGACCTGCCCGTGTGGCAGCAGGCGCAGGGCGCGGCCTGGCCGATCCACCGGTGGCCCGGCGCCGAGGCCAAGGACCTCTCCGGGCGGTTCACGGCGATCCTCCAGGGCCTGCTGGAGCGGGCGGCCTGA
- a CDS encoding mycothione reductase, with the protein MRTFDLIIIGSGSGNSILNEDYEGLDVAIVDGGTFGGTCLNVGCIPTKMYAYPATLARHTADADRLGVRAEVQEVRWREMRDRIFGRIDAISQGGLEYRRTLPQVTVYQEHVRFIRPRVLRTASGEEITAPQIVVASGSRPVRPNVPGIDLPQVHTSDTVMRIDELPRRVVVVGGGYIGAEFAHVFSSLGSRVTQVNRSQRLLRYHDPEIAERFAREASRQWKLETGWALSAIEEWAGDECAAMVTFRDPEDPELTLRLPADIVLVATGRQPNTDVLDARAGGLDVREDGLLAVDEYQRALSDGAPAEGVWALGDISSPYQLKHVANAEARTVQHNLLNPGDLRATDHRFVPSAVFSSPQIASVGMTQDEAEQWAVEHGTEITVKVQDYGATAYGWAMEDHTGLCKLIAEKGTGRLLGAHLVGEEASLLIQPLVQAMSFGLDAHTMARGQYWIHPALTEVVENALLGLEVPEHSPLARQELVGGR; encoded by the coding sequence ATGCGGACATTCGACCTCATCATCATCGGCTCCGGCTCCGGCAACTCGATCCTCAACGAGGACTACGAGGGCCTGGACGTGGCGATCGTCGACGGGGGGACCTTCGGGGGCACCTGTCTGAACGTGGGCTGCATCCCCACGAAGATGTACGCCTACCCGGCCACGCTGGCCCGGCACACCGCGGACGCCGACCGGCTCGGGGTCCGCGCGGAGGTGCAGGAGGTGCGCTGGCGGGAGATGCGGGACCGGATCTTCGGGCGGATCGACGCGATCTCCCAGGGGGGCCTGGAGTACCGCCGGACGCTGCCGCAGGTGACCGTCTACCAGGAGCACGTGCGCTTCATCAGGCCGCGGGTCCTGCGCACCGCGTCCGGGGAGGAGATCACCGCCCCGCAGATCGTGGTGGCCTCCGGGTCCCGCCCGGTCCGCCCCAACGTCCCCGGGATCGACCTGCCCCAGGTGCACACCTCGGACACCGTGATGCGCATCGACGAGCTGCCCCGTCGCGTGGTGGTGGTCGGCGGCGGCTACATCGGCGCCGAGTTCGCCCACGTCTTCTCCAGCCTGGGCTCCCGGGTCACCCAGGTGAACCGCTCCCAGCGCCTCCTGCGCTACCACGACCCCGAGATCGCCGAGCGGTTCGCCCGGGAGGCCTCCCGGCAGTGGAAGCTCGAGACGGGCTGGGCGCTGTCGGCGATCGAGGAGTGGGCCGGGGACGAGTGCGCCGCGATGGTCACCTTCCGCGACCCCGAGGACCCGGAGCTCACCCTGCGCCTGCCCGCCGACATCGTGCTCGTGGCCACGGGCCGGCAGCCGAACACCGACGTGCTCGACGCCCGGGCGGGCGGGCTCGACGTGCGCGAGGACGGCCTGCTCGCCGTCGACGAGTACCAGCGGGCCCTCTCGGACGGGGCGCCGGCGGAGGGCGTGTGGGCGCTGGGCGACATCAGCTCCCCGTACCAGCTCAAGCACGTGGCCAACGCGGAGGCGCGCACGGTCCAGCACAACCTGCTGAACCCCGGCGACCTCCGGGCCACCGATCACCGGTTCGTCCCCTCGGCGGTGTTCAGCAGCCCGCAGATCGCCTCCGTGGGCATGACCCAGGACGAGGCCGAGCAGTGGGCGGTCGAGCACGGCACCGAGATCACGGTGAAGGTGCAGGACTACGGCGCCACGGCCTACGGCTGGGCCATGGAGGACCACACGGGCCTGTGCAAACTCATCGCGGAGAAGGGCACGGGCCGGCTGCTGGGCGCCCACCTCGTCGGGGAGGAGGCCTCCCTGCTGATCCAGCCGCTGGTGCAGGCCATGTCCTTCGGGCTGGACGCCCACACGATGGCCCGGGGCCAGTACTGGATCCACCCGGCCCTGACCGAGGTCGTGGAGAACGCGCTGCTGGGCCTGGAGGTCCCGGAGCACTCGCCGCTGGCCCGGCAGGAGCTGGTCGGCGGCCGGTGA
- the ftsR gene encoding transcriptional regulator FtsR — protein MADPAETDLHRDDVQHEPRVGISAVLKELGADHPGITASKLRFLEDKGLVHPARTASGYRKFSRADIERLRRILELQRDRYLPLKVIRERLDADATSPDDGDRRTPEAADPVTAPIPIVPAPPAYSLRELAGRTGAGIPLVRELVSYGLIREQNGVFDDHALAITRAALALTAHGLEPRHLRPFKAAADRELGLVERAVAPLSSRRDAASRARAVERAQEISGLCLTIHTSLVRSEIAALQERAAVEH, from the coding sequence ATGGCCGACCCCGCCGAGACCGACCTGCACCGGGACGACGTCCAGCACGAGCCCCGGGTGGGCATCAGCGCCGTGCTCAAGGAGCTCGGTGCGGATCACCCGGGCATCACCGCCTCGAAGCTGCGCTTCCTCGAGGACAAGGGCCTGGTGCATCCGGCCCGCACCGCCTCGGGCTACCGGAAGTTCTCCCGGGCCGACATCGAGCGGCTGCGCCGCATCCTGGAGCTCCAGCGCGACCGCTACCTCCCGCTGAAGGTCATCCGGGAGCGGCTCGACGCCGACGCGACCTCCCCGGACGACGGTGACCGGCGGACCCCGGAGGCCGCGGACCCCGTGACCGCCCCCATCCCGATCGTCCCCGCACCGCCCGCGTACAGCCTGCGCGAGCTGGCCGGGCGCACCGGGGCCGGGATCCCCCTCGTGCGCGAGCTCGTGAGCTACGGGCTGATCCGCGAGCAGAACGGCGTCTTCGACGACCACGCGCTGGCGATCACCCGCGCCGCCCTCGCCCTCACCGCCCACGGCCTCGAGCCGCGGCACCTGCGCCCCTTCAAGGCCGCGGCGGACCGCGAGCTCGGCCTGGTGGAGCGGGCCGTGGCGCCGCTGAGCTCCCGCCGCGACGCCGCCTCGCGCGCCCGGGCCGTCGAGCGCGCCCAGGAGATCTCCGGGCTGTGCCTGACCATCCACACCTCGCTCGTGAGGTCCGAGATCGCCGCGCTCCAGGAGCGCGCCGCGGTGGAGCACTGA
- a CDS encoding FHA domain-containing protein has translation MSRTQNGSNAPQGEPETTSIQIVAEVLSRAASHKLSPEENAAVSALPPRSALLVAHDSGGTGSRFLLDRDEVPAGRHPSSEIFLDDVTVSRRHARFVRRGDTFELIDSGSLNGTYVNGDRVDSATLDNGDEVQIGKFRFTFYRSLRTQSDQ, from the coding sequence ATGTCCAGAACCCAGAACGGCTCGAACGCACCCCAGGGGGAGCCGGAGACCACGTCGATCCAGATCGTGGCCGAGGTCCTCTCCCGCGCCGCTTCCCACAAGCTCTCGCCGGAGGAGAACGCCGCGGTCTCGGCCCTGCCCCCGCGCAGCGCCCTGCTCGTCGCCCACGACAGCGGCGGCACCGGTTCGCGCTTCCTCCTGGACCGGGACGAGGTCCCCGCCGGACGCCACCCGTCCTCGGAGATCTTCCTGGACGACGTCACCGTATCCCGCCGGCACGCCCGGTTCGTCCGCCGCGGCGACACCTTCGAGCTCATCGACTCCGGGTCCCTCAACGGGACCTACGTCAACGGGGACCGGGTGGACAGCGCGACGCTCGACAACGGCGACGAGGTCCAGATCGGGAAGTTCCGGTTCACGTTCTACCGTTCGCTGCGCACGCAGTCGGACCAGTAG
- a CDS encoding phenylacetate--CoA ligase family protein, with the protein MATAAAAGAAGDAWWVEHAGAAAVAHRQQVRLAALVRHARRASPYYRRLYRAVPPDVTEPVVLPPVAKPQLMEHFDQWVTDPRITLAGLRRDVLADPARVGVPYLGRYHVLTSSGSSGEPAVLVHDHRSWSSAGAVLGVRARRTLLRRDVLAPVARHGLRVAALLATGGHFAAVTAAEDLRRRSPRRRERLRVLSVLRPLPELAAELDAFRPTVLVGYPSAVDLLAAEQAGGRLRIAPALVAVGGETLTPAARRRIRAAFGCPVLDEYAASEAPGLAVQCHRGTLHVNADRYLFEPVDEDGRPVPPGGTSATVLVTDLGNRVQPIVRYDLGDRVELPADPCPCGSPLPAVRVEGRAGDVLRFASADGRAVPVLPLALGTVVEETPGVRRFQAVRTAPDTLVLRLEPESGADPGRVRAAVDARVRAFLADRGLGAVRVRHAPDPPRPEPSGKFRQVWSA; encoded by the coding sequence ATGGCCACAGCCGCGGCGGCCGGGGCGGCGGGGGACGCCTGGTGGGTCGAGCACGCCGGGGCGGCGGCCGTGGCGCACCGGCAGCAGGTCCGCCTGGCCGCGCTCGTGCGGCACGCCCGCCGGGCGTCGCCCTACTACCGGCGGCTCTACCGCGCGGTGCCGCCGGACGTGACGGAGCCGGTGGTCCTGCCGCCGGTGGCGAAGCCGCAGCTCATGGAGCACTTCGACCAGTGGGTGACCGACCCGCGGATCACCCTCGCGGGGCTGCGCCGTGATGTCCTGGCCGACCCGGCCCGGGTGGGCGTCCCCTACCTCGGCCGGTACCACGTGCTCACGAGCTCCGGGAGCAGCGGGGAGCCCGCGGTGCTGGTGCACGACCACCGCTCGTGGTCGAGCGCCGGCGCGGTGCTGGGGGTCCGGGCGCGGCGCACGCTCCTGCGCCGCGACGTGCTCGCCCCGGTGGCCCGCCACGGCCTGCGCGTGGCCGCGCTGCTGGCCACGGGCGGGCACTTCGCGGCCGTCACCGCCGCCGAGGACCTGCGGCGGCGGAGCCCGCGCCGGCGCGAGCGGCTGCGCGTGCTCTCCGTCCTGCGGCCGCTCCCCGAGCTCGCGGCGGAGCTCGACGCCTTCCGCCCCACCGTGCTCGTGGGCTATCCGAGCGCCGTGGACCTGCTCGCCGCGGAGCAGGCCGGCGGGCGGCTGCGGATCGCCCCGGCGCTGGTCGCCGTGGGCGGGGAGACGCTCACCCCCGCCGCCCGGCGCCGGATCCGGGCCGCCTTCGGCTGTCCCGTCCTCGACGAGTACGCGGCCTCCGAGGCGCCGGGCCTGGCCGTGCAGTGCCACCGCGGGACGCTGCACGTGAACGCCGACCGGTACCTGTTCGAGCCCGTCGACGAGGACGGCCGGCCCGTGCCGCCGGGCGGCACCTCGGCCACCGTGCTGGTGACGGACCTCGGCAACCGGGTGCAGCCCATCGTCCGCTACGACCTCGGCGACCGCGTCGAGCTCCCGGCCGACCCGTGCCCGTGCGGCAGCCCGCTGCCCGCGGTGCGGGTGGAGGGGCGCGCCGGGGACGTCCTGCGCTTCGCGTCGGCCGACGGGCGCGCGGTGCCCGTGCTGCCCCTGGCCCTGGGCACGGTCGTCGAGGAGACCCCGGGGGTCCGGCGGTTCCAGGCGGTGCGGACCGCCCCGGACACCCTCGTCCTGCGGCTGGAGCCGGAGTCCGGCGCCGATCCGGGGCGGGTGCGCGCGGCCGTGGACGCCCGGGTGCGCGCCTTCCTCGCGGACCGGGGCCTGGGCGCGGTCCGTGTCCGGCACGCCCCGGACCCGCCCCGCCCGGAGCCCTCCGGGAAGTTCCGCCAGGTGTGGTCGGCCTGA
- a CDS encoding pyruvate carboxylase yields the protein MFSKILVANRGEIAIRAFRAAYELGAKTVAVFPYEDRNSIHRQKADEAYRIGEEGHPVRAYLDVEEIIRVAKESGADAIYPGYGFLSENPELARAAAREGITFVGPAAEILELAGNKVAALKAAKRAGIPTLASTEPSADAEALLAQAADIGFPIFVKAVAGGGGRGMRRVETPGALPEALAAAMREADTAFGDPTVFLEQAVLRPRHIEVQILADNEGEIVHLFERDCSLQRRHQKVVEIAPAPNLDEGIRRALHADAVKFARELGYVNAGTVEFLVDTAGERAGQHVFIEMNPRIQVEHTVTEEITDVDLVQSQLRIAAGESLADLGIAQEQLAVRGAALQCRITTEDPANGFRPDVGKISAYRSAGGAGVRLDGGTVYAGAEISPHFDSMLVKLTCRGRDYTTAVHRSQRALAEFRIRGVATNIQFLQAVLADPEFLAGDVATDFIERRPELLEARTSGDRATKALTWLAEVTVNKPNGERVEGIDPRNKLPRYPGDKVDEPFRSPFDGPSEHTPPPGWRQRLQELGPEGFAKALREQSAVAVTSTTFRDAHQSLLATRVRTRDLLAAAPAYAHTLPQLLSVEAWGGATYDVALRFLGEDPWERLRLLREAMPNIPIQMLLRGRNTVGYTPYPTEVTDAFVTEAAATGVDIFRIFDALNDVEQMRPAIEAVRATGTAVAEVALCYTGNLLDPAEDLYTLDYYLDLAQQCVDAGAHVLAIKDMAGLLRPAAAATLVTALRERFDLPVHLHTHDTAGGQLATLMAAIEAGVDAVDVAEASMAGTTSQVPASALIAALAHTDRDTGIPLEAATAMEPYWEVIRRMYAPFESGLTAPTGRVYRHEIPGGQLSNLRQQAIALGLGERFEAIEDMYTAANAMLGRLVKVTPSSKVVGDLALQLVGMGVDPAEFEAQPQRFDIPDSVISFLAGELGTPPGGWPEPFRTRALEGRTVKVGITELAPEDSQALAGDSATRRATLNRLLFAGPTRDFEASRAKYGNLALLHTRDFLYGLTSDHEHVISLGKGVRLLVTLQAISEADDKGMRTVMVTLNGQPRMIEVRDTSVASAVPETEKADPADPGHVAAPFAGAVTVTAAEGDTVEAGAQVATIEAMKMEASITAPTGGTVRRVALQGVTQVSGGDLLLVLEPAG from the coding sequence ATGTTCTCCAAGATCCTGGTGGCCAACCGCGGTGAGATCGCGATCCGCGCCTTCCGCGCCGCGTACGAGCTCGGGGCCAAGACGGTGGCGGTGTTCCCCTACGAGGACCGCAACTCGATCCACCGGCAGAAGGCCGACGAGGCGTACCGGATCGGGGAGGAGGGCCACCCCGTGCGGGCCTACCTCGACGTCGAGGAGATCATCCGGGTCGCCAAGGAGTCCGGGGCCGACGCCATCTACCCCGGCTACGGCTTCCTCTCCGAGAACCCGGAGCTGGCCCGGGCGGCGGCCCGGGAGGGCATCACGTTCGTGGGCCCGGCCGCGGAGATCCTGGAGCTGGCGGGCAACAAGGTCGCCGCGCTCAAGGCCGCCAAGCGCGCCGGGATCCCCACCCTGGCCTCCACGGAGCCCTCGGCGGACGCCGAGGCGCTGCTCGCCCAGGCGGCGGACATCGGCTTCCCCATCTTCGTCAAGGCGGTCGCCGGCGGCGGCGGCCGGGGGATGCGCCGGGTGGAGACCCCCGGGGCGCTGCCCGAGGCGCTGGCGGCGGCGATGCGCGAGGCCGACACCGCCTTCGGGGACCCCACCGTGTTCCTGGAGCAGGCGGTGCTGCGCCCCCGCCACATCGAGGTGCAGATCCTGGCCGACAACGAGGGCGAGATCGTCCACCTCTTCGAGCGCGACTGCTCGCTGCAGCGCCGGCACCAGAAGGTCGTGGAGATCGCCCCGGCCCCGAACCTCGACGAGGGCATCCGCCGGGCCCTGCACGCCGACGCCGTGAAGTTCGCCCGGGAGCTGGGCTACGTCAACGCCGGGACGGTGGAGTTCCTGGTGGACACCGCCGGGGAGCGCGCCGGCCAGCACGTGTTCATCGAGATGAACCCGCGCATCCAGGTGGAGCACACGGTGACCGAGGAGATCACCGACGTGGACCTGGTCCAGTCCCAGCTGCGGATCGCGGCCGGGGAGTCCCTGGCCGATCTCGGCATCGCCCAGGAGCAGCTGGCGGTGCGCGGGGCCGCGCTGCAGTGCCGGATCACCACCGAGGACCCGGCCAACGGCTTCCGCCCCGACGTCGGGAAGATCTCCGCCTACCGCTCCGCCGGCGGGGCGGGGGTGCGCCTGGACGGGGGCACCGTCTACGCGGGCGCGGAGATCTCCCCGCACTTCGACTCCATGCTCGTGAAGCTCACCTGCCGCGGCCGGGACTACACCACCGCGGTGCACCGCTCCCAGCGCGCCCTGGCCGAGTTCCGCATCCGCGGGGTGGCCACCAACATCCAGTTCCTGCAGGCGGTGCTGGCCGACCCCGAGTTCCTCGCCGGGGACGTGGCCACCGACTTCATCGAACGGCGCCCCGAGCTGCTCGAGGCCAGGACCTCGGGCGACCGGGCCACCAAGGCGCTCACGTGGCTGGCTGAGGTCACCGTGAACAAGCCCAACGGCGAGCGGGTCGAGGGCATCGACCCGCGCAACAAGCTGCCCCGCTACCCGGGGGACAAGGTCGACGAGCCCTTCCGCTCGCCCTTCGACGGGCCCTCCGAGCACACCCCGCCGCCGGGCTGGCGGCAGAGGCTGCAGGAGCTGGGCCCCGAGGGCTTCGCGAAGGCCCTGCGGGAGCAGTCCGCGGTGGCGGTGACGTCCACGACCTTCCGCGACGCCCATCAGTCGCTGCTGGCCACCCGGGTGCGCACCCGCGACCTGCTCGCAGCCGCCCCGGCCTACGCCCACACCCTCCCGCAGCTGCTCTCGGTCGAGGCCTGGGGCGGGGCGACCTACGACGTCGCGCTGCGCTTCCTCGGCGAGGACCCCTGGGAGCGGCTGCGGCTGCTGCGCGAGGCGATGCCCAACATCCCGATCCAGATGCTGCTGCGCGGGCGCAACACGGTGGGCTACACCCCGTACCCCACCGAGGTCACCGACGCCTTCGTCACGGAGGCCGCCGCCACCGGGGTGGACATCTTCCGGATCTTCGACGCGCTCAACGACGTCGAGCAGATGCGCCCGGCCATCGAGGCGGTGCGGGCGACCGGCACCGCGGTGGCCGAGGTCGCCCTGTGCTACACCGGCAACCTCCTGGACCCGGCCGAGGACCTCTACACCCTCGACTACTACCTCGACCTCGCCCAGCAGTGCGTCGACGCCGGCGCCCACGTGCTGGCGATCAAGGACATGGCCGGGCTGCTGCGCCCGGCCGCGGCCGCCACGCTCGTCACCGCCCTGCGGGAGCGCTTCGACCTGCCCGTGCACCTGCACACCCACGACACCGCCGGTGGCCAGCTCGCCACGCTGATGGCGGCGATCGAGGCCGGGGTGGACGCCGTGGACGTCGCCGAGGCCTCGATGGCCGGCACCACCTCCCAGGTCCCGGCCTCGGCGCTGATCGCCGCGCTGGCCCACACCGACCGCGACACCGGCATCCCGCTGGAGGCGGCCACCGCGATGGAGCCCTACTGGGAGGTCATCCGCCGGATGTACGCCCCCTTCGAGTCCGGGCTCACCGCCCCGACCGGGCGGGTCTACCGGCACGAGATCCCCGGCGGGCAGCTGTCGAACCTGCGCCAGCAGGCGATCGCGCTGGGGCTGGGGGAGCGCTTCGAGGCCATCGAGGACATGTACACCGCCGCCAACGCCATGCTCGGGCGGCTGGTGAAGGTCACCCCGTCCTCCAAGGTCGTCGGCGACCTCGCACTGCAGCTGGTGGGCATGGGCGTGGACCCGGCCGAGTTCGAGGCCCAGCCGCAGAGGTTCGACATCCCGGACTCGGTGATCAGCTTCCTGGCCGGGGAGCTGGGCACGCCCCCGGGCGGGTGGCCCGAGCCGTTCCGCACCCGGGCGCTGGAGGGGCGCACCGTCAAGGTGGGGATCACCGAGCTGGCCCCCGAGGACTCGCAGGCCCTGGCCGGGGACTCCGCGACCCGGCGGGCGACGCTCAACCGGCTGCTCTTCGCCGGCCCCACCCGTGACTTCGAGGCCAGCCGGGCGAAGTACGGCAATCTCGCCCTGCTGCACACCCGGGACTTCCTCTACGGTCTGACCTCGGACCACGAGCACGTGATCTCCCTGGGCAAGGGGGTGCGGCTGCTCGTCACGCTGCAGGCGATCTCGGAGGCCGACGACAAGGGCATGCGCACGGTGATGGTCACCCTCAACGGCCAGCCGCGCATGATCGAGGTCCGGGACACCTCGGTGGCCTCGGCCGTGCCCGAGACCGAGAAGGCCGACCCCGCCGACCCCGGCCACGTGGCCGCTCCCTTCGCCGGCGCCGTGACCGTCACGGCGGCCGAGGGGGACACCGTGGAGGCCGGGGCCCAGGTGGCCACCATCGAGGCCATGAAGATGGAGGCCTCCATCACGGCCCCCACCGGCGGGACCGTCAGGCGCGTCGCGCTGCAGGGGGTCACGCAGGTCTCCGGCGGGGACCTCCTGCTCGTCCTGGAGCCCGCGGGCTGA
- a CDS encoding bifunctional nuclease family protein → MAVHQVLMEIAGVRMDVPSAQPVVVLREVEGGRHLPIWIGTNEATSIVFAVQGIEPPRPLTHDLLLSVATAFGRTLTRVRIHTVEEGVFHAALEFSDGTVVDSRASDAIALAARTDCPILCTETVLDEAGLVMSGDGELREPSHRSGEAEQQLPPETQVEQFRDFLDNVDPEDF, encoded by the coding sequence ATGGCCGTGCACCAGGTCCTGATGGAGATCGCCGGGGTGCGGATGGACGTGCCGTCCGCGCAGCCGGTCGTGGTGCTGCGCGAGGTGGAGGGCGGGCGGCACCTGCCGATCTGGATCGGCACCAACGAGGCGACGTCGATCGTCTTCGCGGTGCAGGGCATCGAACCGCCCCGGCCGCTGACGCACGACCTGCTGCTCTCGGTGGCCACCGCCTTCGGGCGCACCCTCACCCGGGTGCGGATCCACACGGTGGAGGAGGGCGTCTTCCACGCGGCCCTGGAGTTCTCGGACGGGACGGTGGTGGACTCCCGTGCCTCGGACGCGATCGCCCTGGCGGCCCGCACGGACTGTCCCATCCTGTGCACCGAGACCGTCCTGGACGAGGCCGGGCTCGTGATGAGCGGGGACGGCGAGCTGCGGGAGCCGTCGCACCGTTCCGGCGAGGCCGAGCAGCAGCTGCCCCCGGAGACGCAGGTCGAGCAGTTCCGGGACTTCCTGGACAACGTCGATCCGGAGGACTTCTGA